The nucleotide window CCTGCCATTTTTAACTCCTTTCTGCTTGCTCTAAGACAACCTTTTTTTATTGCCTGAAACAGGCTAAGAATTTTAAGAGCATGATATACAGAAAATGCCTTGTTATATTATTAcccaaaaattcctttttttggCATAGCTGCCTTGggttgtaatttttaattttcctttttaagcaCTCCCACAGTGAAAGATAGGCACAGAGCTATGGAAGTATGATTTGCAGTTGggtattttcatttcaataaaGATTATATATATGAACTTGATGAGTGGTCTGGACATACCCATCTATCCCAAAAAGTCTATCTGattttaattctctttaaaGATTATTTAACCAGAAGTGCATTTCAAGCTATAAATAAGGCAAAGTGAACCAAGCAACAGCTGCTGAGGAAGTTAATGTGTCCCACGTATATGTTGTTATACAGtgatgaaaaacaaacaaaccaaccactACCCTCACATGTGAGCTGGATATGAAGCATAGAGGAGGATTGTTTTTACATgtgaaaaaaatggatttatgGAACACCGCTGCCGTACTTGTGTACGTACTAGATAATGAACACAGCACGAGCTATTGTTAGTAAATCTCAGTCATCTTTTCCATGCTGAACATTTAGTTAAAATTATTGCCCCAAACCAAGGCCTGAAAACAGATTGTAACCTCACCAATTATCCCAGTGCTTTCAGACATGTATAATGATGCGTTAATACATAATTCCACTCGCTTCTGTAAACGGCCCTGATTCCTTCTTCCTTCACTGGTAAAAGATTGACTTCTTATGCAAATACTCTTCAATGAGGGCTGTAATATTATAGTCTTAAACATATACAAGGCTTTCATTATTACAGGATAATTACTGAAAACTCAACAAAATTCACTGTTACCACACCCCGACCAACAGAGCCACTTTCATGTTCCGAGATGGCAGTTCCATAATTACTTCTCCTTCTCTCATTTACCTACAGCAGGTCAAGCAAGGGCTGGAAGGCACATCTTGGCACAGAGTCCCAGGAGAAGAGAATTTactggagttttttttcctggagtttgTATGTACTTACTAGTGATACTCAAGGGAGTTACACATTTGTATTTCCATGCTAAAACAGTAACTATCCAATCAAGTATTAAGTGCTATTTCATCCTTGGCTAACAGGACAATCCAGTGCCTTTTAAAAAGTTGGTAATcttgaatttttctgtttttttttttttctcttttccttgatAAAGTCCAGTTTTATGACCATTCCCTGTGTTTCAGCTCTGTGGAGCAGTGTGGGTAACAGACCACCAAGCAAAGCTCCAGCATATTCTTGTAACAAAAAGTTACCCAAAcaaagcaggcagcagtgatCGTTATAATCTGATATTTTTCTAGGAAATATATAAGGCTCTCTGGAGGCGtactttaaaatacaaaatttattaattaaatttagcTTTATTACCAGTTGTTTCTGTTCCACTTGCACcactgttcctttttttttctgttgcagctgaaataacttgcaaaattaaaaaaggttCTTCCGTTCAATACATgccagtatttttttaaatctcaaagtatagccagatttttttttgctgtcataacATGCAGAGTCATATCATGTTTAGCTTTATATAGCAAAGTACACAGCCATATTTAAATGCAACAGATAATTCCCATATTGATAACACTAATCTGCCTTGGTTTGGATAAAAAATTGCACATAGTGATTACCACAAAAACACACgcataattaaaataatatattttcagttttaatacaaaaataaaatataatgaagaTTCTAGAAAGATTTTGGTTTCAGAAAAAGTTCCTTACTCTAGCCTAAAAGTCATATTTCAGTTAATTTTAGATTTCCGACTCACTAAAACTTAAAGATACATTccctgaatttaatttttttttttgctaaatgtTGACTCCAGTGAACAGCTCTCTAAGATCTGGCATATTGATTTCTTGTTGTGAAGTGAGCTGTTCAAGCTCCATTTAAGATTTTCATCTTGCATGTAGCCCTGAGCACATCATAGCACCATAAATTAGTTAAATTGCACATTTATcacaaatgttattttaagaTACTGCGTAAATGTGATGGCTGGAAGATATACAGTATGCTGCAACAAGCCACTACTTGGGTGGGGTTAGACCAGGGTCACCTTTATACACCTGTGATTTAAAGCTCTTCTCACCCAtcacaatttcatttttaaccTCTTTCTTGaggcattttgttttctcttgcacTTGATCTGcatatttctaaataaaatatcaaatgcaaagcaaaagTCGGAAGTCAGATGCTTATTTTAAATTCCTGCATTTATACTTTCGTGTTTGtctaataggaaaaaaattatctcgACACAGCTAGGTTGGTGATTTGGTTAGCACTAATAGTTACCATGCCAATATACATACCAGTGTATGGATGAAAAGAACATTATTCTAGTTCATTGATTCTCTAAATTCTTTATAATGTGAAATCACATTGGTATGCCAGTCCTGGAGGTTCTGAAATGCAAGCTgaactttattttaataaatttgggATATTCAGATACTAACCATTCATTTGCAAAGTTTCAAGCACATTATGAGAAGCACATTTAAAAAGTCCTTTCTGGTGCACAGTGGCAGATCTGGACACTCCCTGAATTTGTACCTGGTGCATCTCACTGCACTTTCAGACCCAGGTAAGTCAGGCCCAGGAACTGATTTTTACCAGATCAGGGAGGTTTCATCAGATCATCAGATCCCCTGCCTGTATTTTAAGAGTAAGTGGAAAGAACCCTGCAGAGTCTGCAGTCTCTTGCTTTTACTCCCTCCCGTGTCCCAGATAACAGTATTGCATACAGAGCTCTGAGCATTACTATTATAAGTCAATGGTGcatcttaaaaatacattgattGACAATATATGCAATAATCTGCCAGTCTCCTTATGGGTGAATTTCTGGTTTGCAACCAAATACTATATTTAAGCTGTTATAATTTTCAAAAGAGGAATTCTCTGCTGTAGAGGTAAAAAGTTTGGCTGGGTTCAGACTGAGATCATGTATTTGTAAAAATGTGGACAGGCACCTGGGAGGCTCCAGGGAAGACTTCAGCCAGCCAGGTTCCCTTTCCTCACTAAGTGAGGGACTCCTGGGATGGTACAGTAAAACTGCTGTGATTTTATTGCTGGAATTTGAGCTGAGGCCATAAACATTGACACACAGATGACCTTATGATCAGACTCAAGTGTGAGccaaaagaggaggaaaaaacccaaagccctGATCCCATTCACTTGGTCCACCTAGCAGCATTTGCCATAGAGTGAACAGAACACTCCAACACGTTTTTGAGACATAGTACTGACCTTTAACGTTACAGAGAAAGATGGAAGAATGGAAAGAAGGACAGAAAGGCAAAGAGAACCAAAGATCCAATGACTTGTTACTGGAAGatggtggatttttttaaaacaggaagGAAACTGCACATTTGACATTGGGATGGTAGCTCTCACTCAGGATGCTGAAGCTCTGTAATGTGGGTTTGGTTCCTGTGCAACCACCTCTGGACCCAGAATTCACCTGACTGGCAAAAGACATCACTGCCATGCACAGTAGTGTGGGTGTTTGGAGATGCAAAGGCTTTGATGGGATGACCTGTCAGCACCAGTAAAAGTCTGCCATCATTATATAAGTGCTCCAgattgtttgcttttctttggtgCTCATTCacctcctctccccctctctaCCTGCCGGGAATGCTGCCTGGCAGCAGGTAGGGCCAGGAGAGGACTCACTTCAAACCACAGAGTTGAAGTCAGCGGTCTCAGGTTCCTTCTCCTGTCATCTGGGAATGCTGGGTAGGTGGAAAGGGATTCTCTGAGCTGTGGAACACCCTCGGGTGCAGACTCTGCCCAATGCATTCAGGAGGAAGGCgtgtgagcagtgctgcctgcctgggTCTGAACTCACAGCAAAACACCTATTTGCTTTGCCATGCACTGCTGCTAACCCCCCTCTCCACAGCCAGCCTTACCTGACGCTTAGAAGGGAGTTATAACGCTCATTTATCTcttctggggggaaaaaactcTGTTAATGCAGCCTTTGAATAAGTGCTACCCTGCTCTTTAAATGCTAAAGTTCACTAAAACTCCAGTGATTTATGTGCAGCTTTTGACTGCCAGCACCTGGCAGATGAAGAAACCTACTCAAGCTTCAGTCATAAACAGATAGcatacaatttaattttaatgtgcTCGTTAGTCGTAGCACATTTCAGACATAATTGTGAACGCAACACAAAATTATAGcaaaaagacaattttaatgCTGCTGTAGAAAAAAAGGTTATATGAAGAGTCATATAATGGTGCTTCATTGTCAACAACAAAACAGGGCACAGAGTGCATTacagtgtctgtgctgtttACATGCCAATATTTTATACATAGATTCTCATATGGTGTCAGCTGTCAGTTACTTCTGCAAATTAACTGCCAAAAATGGAGACGAACAGAATCACTTAGTGTGCTGGTAACCACGGGTTACCTTTCATATGCCTAAAGATAAAGCTGCAGTATGGAATCTTGGGAGAATAATTAggcagaacaaaacagaaagttaccaattgaaataaaaaggcaTTCTACAATAGGAAATAACAACCAAGAGCGCTTATAAATAAGTAAAAGAGGTTATATCACAGAATGCCTCATAACTTTTTAAGCAAAGTATTACAGTACAAACATTTTAAAGGCTTTATCAATGTTTAGGAAATACAGTACAAGTTTTTCAAATAGATTTAACCCTTTGAGCACTgagtttattttgaattttctctttttattttatttttttctttttttttactaataaaTACCTTTAAAAGTCATGTTGTGCAAAACAGTTAGAATGCAGGCCAGGAATGCAGTCCGTGGCTTCTGTTTCTtcagacaattaaaaaaaaaaaaaaagaaacaaaaaacgaaaaaccaaaaaaaagaccaaacaaaTGATAGCAACACtaataaatatgtataattTAAACATGAACCTCTCTTAATATAGATGTACTGTatagcaaaacaaagcaaaacatacTTTGCTTTAAGAATAATGTTTCTGAATACTTTATAAATGCTATCTGTGGTATCTTTTATCACATAATTTACAATGTTTGATTGTTAAAGGAAAAACTGTTAgatctaaaaaaaaatgaaatatacaCTATATATAGGTACAGTTTATACCTGGTACTTATCAGGTACAAACCTCGCTGCTgctaaaaatgctgaaaagaaaaagaaaatggcatTAACCACAATCACATTTTCCATAAGAGATTTTGAAATCTATACAATATATACATCTATGTTTCAAtgtgaaaattatatttttaaatttcaaggTGTGAGACACCTCTGCATAAATGGAGGTTCATATTAGTAATCAGAACTAAGCTAGTAAGggtctaaaaaaaaaagcatatcCTTACATTTTTTACCAAATTAATGCAAAAGTGCTTCAAAGTACTCAGAGGGCTAAAGATTATAGGGTGAGAAATACCAGCACACTTAGGTCACATGAAAAAGTGCACCAGAATTAGTTATAAATGCTTAATTAAACTGTCTGTTAATGCATGCAGCTTGATGCATCAGAGGGATGCACAGCAACTAAATCCAATTTACACAAAGTTCCAAACACTTACCACTGCATTTTAACCTTCATATTTTACCAGTAACAACAGCTGATTATGCACCTCTATTTAAACACTGTACAGTTATACAAAACAGTTCAGCCCAGAGCGACTCTGGAGTTAAAATAAGAACATGTGCCAAGAACTAAACAGTAGCTTTAAGGCGTCTTTGACAGTTTTCCTCAAAGCAAATTACAGTTATTTTAATCAAAAGCAAATGCTACTGCTTCTCTAACTCTGAAACGTACAGAAGATGATCCTCTGGTGACTTCCCATGTGTTTTACTAAGATGAAGTTTAACAGCATGCTTGCTTGCAAAAGTCCTGTTGCAAAGTTTGCACTGATAAGAAGTTCCGATATCTTCCTCTGGAGAGGACGTCACCAGTTTTTCAGACGGTGACTTTGCTTGTGCTATCTGATTGTTAATCTGTTCACTGGACAGTTTGGACAAGTCTCTTAACCTGAAACCCAGATGCGATTCAAGATGACTGATATAAGTAGAAGGAGTTCTGATCTGTGAAGCACAGTCATTACAAAAGAACACTGGGTGCCCAGTGTCCAAATTTTTAAGGAACTTAGTTCCCCCCGTCCTTCGGAGCTGGTATTTCACATTGGCCAGCCAGTGGCTAATTGTGGTCATTGAGAGTCCCGTAAACCTGGAAATGTGCATTCTTTCTTGAGGGCTCAAGTCTGACATGATGTATTTCCCCTCTGAAGTCTGCCGTAAGCTGGCTGCAAACTGGGCCTGCAATATGAGCAAGTGCTGAGGGTTCCAGTTAGACTGACGTCCCTTCCTTTTCTGAGCTGGTGTACTCTCTTCTGGTTCCTCTATTGTGGTACCATCAATGTCAGATTTCTCAGATATGCTGGAAGGTGTGGAAGATTTTGATGTGTGACTTTCTGTCAGGTTCTTCAGCATATCAGATATATCTGACAAGGCATTCTCGCGTAGCGGCGAGTTTGACATGAATGACACGACTGCAGATGTCTTTGCTGTTGTCACTGTAGATGAAGAAGATGCAGAAGATGTCGATGTGGATGACAAAAGCGCTGAACccaaagagcagcttttgtCACTCTTGCCTTTCGTCAAATCTATGGGTTGGTCATTGTTGACATGATAAAAATAACGGTCTAAGTGGTCTGATTTTTTGGACTGTAGAGGTGGGGTGGCCACTGCAGCCTTTTCTGCCAAGCTGttgctcattttaaaaagcatgctCATTGGATCCAGAGCGGGCAAGGATGGCTTTGCTGCCTTGCCAAGGTGAATGTTCATGACGGATTGCAGTGCACTTAATGGATTTACAAATGGCTGTTCGGGAGGGTGGTCAGTGATGATGGCTGTGCTGCTACTTAAAGAACCTACAATGGATTTCACAGgctctttcccattttccacaGGTTCTACGGTTGGGCTATCTTTGCAACCATCTCTCTGAGGAACTGGGCTGTTCTGCTGGCTTTTAAAGCCACCATCACTGGGGGGCTCCATCTTCAGGGGTTCACTGACTTCACTGCTGCACGGCGAAGGCGTCGCACGCTTCAGCGGGGAGAGCTTTCCTTCAGGCTCTTTCATCTTCTCCTCCACTTTAGCCACCTTCTCAGTGACCTTCTTCACCAACTCTTCCATGGCGTGAAAGTTTGTTTTTGGCACGGGTGAGGTCTGACTGCTGGGTGGAGACACTAGGGGCTGGTTCTTAGTTGGTGATACTAGCTCGTTGTTTCCAAACATAGGTTTCAAGGGTGTACTCTTCCCAGATGAGCCCAAGGACAGCTTCATCATATTAGGCAGCTGGTAGGCAGCATGAATGCTGGGGTAGCCACCCCAGCTCGGTGTGCCATTCTGGGCTTTGTTTATAGCTGATGTAACCGTGTTTTCTAAAGACTTCAATATATCTAATCCCCCCTTAGGGCTTTCTTCTAGGTCATTTTCAGTCAAGTAATGGTATTTTGAGGAAATATCATACTTCTCCTCATCTTCACTTGACTTCTCTTTATCTTTCATTTTGTCATCAGCAATGACTCTTTCCTTATCTACTTCTTTTTTAATCTCAACATTTAATTTAGGGGAAACACTAGAAGGTGTGTTGGAAGGAGATGTAAAGGTGGTGGCAGCTAGTGGCACAGACTGGACCTTCTCATCTACTAAGGACGTTATGGTCGGTGTGGCTGGGGCTTCTATAATTGGTTTCCCTTTTTTCATGGCAGAGTTAGTGACTTTGATAAAATGTCCCGTCACCATCATGTGAGCCgtgagctcctgcagggtgTCATGAGAACTTCCACACTCCATGCACTTCAGAATCTGAGATTTCCTGGCCTCAAAGTGCCAGGCGTAGCTGGCACCGTTCTGGTGGCCGTAGCGGTTATTTGGCGTGATGTAGGGGTTGGAATTCTTTTGAAGTGCATCGTTGCTATCTGAGATTGTGGCTTTTGGTGTCCCAGCCGTGGAGTCTGGAGAGCTTGGAAGTTCAAGCTCCAGTGATGCTTTCTTTCTAGTAGCTGGGATAATTTTTGCTGCTACAGGGGTAACAGGTTCCTTCAGAGGCACTTTTTGgtagtgttttgttttgatcaTATGAACACTCAAATCCTGAAGAGATTCAAATGAATGACCACAGTACATACACTTTAGCACTTTCTGGGCATCTTCTTTCCCCTCCATTTCAAGCAAAGAACGTTTGCGAGGTTTGGACCATCTTTTGGGGTTATTGTTATCTGTTTCATGGTTGTCATCTCGATAATGTCCTGTTTCATTCATGTGCACTGTTAATTCTACCAAAGTATCGTAGGCAGCACTGCAGTCTTTACAGCGGAATTTACTGGCTCCAGTGAATATAGAGCCATAGAGCTTGCTGCTCTGTCTGTACAGCTGCACTGTGCTGAAAAGGCTCGGTTCAGGCAGAATTCTGCTCTGAGAAACCTGCTGCAGTGTTTTGGCCATCGCAGTCTGGTGCCAGTCAAAGCTGCCACTTCcacaactgctgctgctgctgctgctactgctgctgctacCGTTGTTTTTTTCCGAAATTGGCTGGTGAAGGTTCAAATTGAGATTGGACCAGTAGGAATTGGAGAGGAAGTTGTTATACACGGCCTTCATTTGTTCTAAACTGTCAGACACCGTAGAGTCTTCCAGTGGTATGGAAACCTCCTTGCTCTCCTCCTCATTTTTAATGGAGCTGCTCTCAAAGTCTGCCATGCGGTCACTTGTCTCACTGATGTGGGACTCACTGTCCATTTCATGGCTAGAGAACTCGGCTGCTGGAGAGTTTTGGTAGCTTTGGCAGTTCTTACTGAAGTCTTTTTCTGGACATGCATACTTTGCTGAAGGCTCCCCATCAACTGCATTTTCATCAGGTTCCACATCTTCTTCCACCAGCGCTGCTGCTTTTAGTTCGTCTGAAACATAGGCTATTatgaacagaagaaaacacaagttAGTTTCTGCTCATCCTACTTTTGCTTTAGCCAAAGAAGTGTACTTATTTGTAAAATTAAACAGTTAAAATTTAGTGTTTCttcagagcaagaaaaaaaaatctgctcttcAAACATAATTTGCCACCTTATTCTTCTCAAGGGGCAACAGCTtgaaattaaaactaaatttgaaattaatgaaGCACATTCTGGAGGTGGCATTCATTTCTAAAGTAATAAATTACTTGTATCAACCTCAGAGACAGCAGTTCCTGTCTGTCAATTAATATGTCTTATGCTTCTCCTACCCCTAATGCATTTCTTAACAGACAGATTCACAATTTAAATTAAGCAAGCATTTTTTGCTCATTACAGTTTTGAGACTCAATCTTTAATAAATATAATGCACAACAAACATCAAGAATTTctacaaagtaaaaaaattgccagttaaaatatattttaaaaatagattttttaaactTATCATCATTAACCATgtcacattttaaaagagatGGTTAAATGCAAGTGATGTAACCTTTGGAAACAACTCATTCAAAGCAATTTGAGAATATTCTTTATGGGTGCAACAgatatcccattcccatttatACTCAACTTCCTCCACAAGAACGCCCATGCAGAATTATGTCAGGAGCTTGTTCAATGAAATTGGTATGCTGCACTCATTCTTGctgtataaatatatacaagACCTTCCAGTGGACCTTACAAATGTCAAAGTGTTTGCACTTTAGACTACTTTGTCAATATTTACTCAGCATAAGCTACACGGACACCCAACAGGGatcctgtctttttttcccctcaagtAATGCAACTGGTGATGTAAATCTAAGATACTCTTCTTGAATAGGACAGTTGGCAACTGACagtaaacctttttttttccatggtgcTTCTGTTTTACATATACTAGGTCTACCTAAGTTTTTCCTTTAGGCAAAAAAATTTTgggaacatgaaaaaaaagaatcattaaCTAATCAAAATTATCTATTTCTATATAATGCATTAATttgcaggaaagcaaaaataGAATATGAGTCTTTTCAGTGGAATTTAAAATCTCTCACCAAGATATTTATAAACTAAAAAAACTCACATTTTCAATGTACTCTGTGGTTAAAGACACCTGACATTTGACCTTTTCTGCAACACATCTGGAATATGTAGGGTACTTGTATCTTGAACAACCTATAGCTTATTTCTTCAGGCAATAGTGCAGAGAAGATAGCAGTTTACACCCCAAAAAGCTCTACTTTAACCAACAGACTGAAAAATGTAGAACACTGCAGTAGGTATCACACACATGGTATTAAACCTTGCAAACTTCTTTCAgggaaaatatgtttaaatGTTATCAGAAAACCACAAGAGACAAAACAACTGTTAAAGTGACAATGAAATCAGGCTTTTAGTTTCACATGGAGAATTTCTTCGTTCAGTTAGGTAATACAAAATATTCACTACTGTTCTTTCACATGGATGAATGGTAGTAAATCTTCCTCCAAGCATGTAAAGTTATAATCTGATCCTCAGAACACAAGTTAAACCTTTGAAAGCACAAACATACCATGTAACAGCAACACATAATAatgattaaatatttcagttcaaATAATTTCAATGCAGAAAATTCAAGCAGCAAGGatcctgtttttaaaatttgggaaCATAGAGTTTGAAAGAATTGTGTTAAATATCATATATTGATCATATATTATATGATATATAAATATCATATAATGCTTCAAAGGTGCTGGCACAAAGATCAGACTTTGGAAACAAGTATACCATTCTAATGAAATAGAGCTGTGCTGTTTTGGtctattttatgctttttcaaaatatt belongs to Oenanthe melanoleuca isolate GR-GAL-2019-014 chromosome 11, OMel1.0, whole genome shotgun sequence and includes:
- the TSHZ3 gene encoding teashirt homolog 3, giving the protein MPRRKQQAPRRSAAYVSDELKAAALVEEDVEPDENAVDGEPSAKYACPEKDFSKNCQSYQNSPAAEFSSHEMDSESHISETSDRMADFESSSIKNEEESKEVSIPLEDSTVSDSLEQMKAVYNNFLSNSYWSNLNLNLHQPISEKNNGSSSSSSSSSSSCGSGSFDWHQTAMAKTLQQVSQSRILPEPSLFSTVQLYRQSSKLYGSIFTGASKFRCKDCSAAYDTLVELTVHMNETGHYRDDNHETDNNNPKRWSKPRKRSLLEMEGKEDAQKVLKCMYCGHSFESLQDLSVHMIKTKHYQKVPLKEPVTPVAAKIIPATRKKASLELELPSSPDSTAGTPKATISDSNDALQKNSNPYITPNNRYGHQNGASYAWHFEARKSQILKCMECGSSHDTLQELTAHMMVTGHFIKVTNSAMKKGKPIIEAPATPTITSLVDEKVQSVPLAATTFTSPSNTPSSVSPKLNVEIKKEVDKERVIADDKMKDKEKSSEDEEKYDISSKYHYLTENDLEESPKGGLDILKSLENTVTSAINKAQNGTPSWGGYPSIHAAYQLPNMMKLSLGSSGKSTPLKPMFGNNELVSPTKNQPLVSPPSSQTSPVPKTNFHAMEELVKKVTEKVAKVEEKMKEPEGKLSPLKRATPSPCSSEVSEPLKMEPPSDGGFKSQQNSPVPQRDGCKDSPTVEPVENGKEPVKSIVGSLSSSTAIITDHPPEQPFVNPLSALQSVMNIHLGKAAKPSLPALDPMSMLFKMSNSLAEKAAVATPPLQSKKSDHLDRYFYHVNNDQPIDLTKGKSDKSCSLGSALLSSTSTSSASSSSTVTTAKTSAVVSFMSNSPLRENALSDISDMLKNLTESHTSKSSTPSSISEKSDIDGTTIEEPEESTPAQKRKGRQSNWNPQHLLILQAQFAASLRQTSEGKYIMSDLSPQERMHISRFTGLSMTTISHWLANVKYQLRRTGGTKFLKNLDTGHPVFFCNDCASQIRTPSTYISHLESHLGFRLRDLSKLSSEQINNQIAQAKSPSEKLVTSSPEEDIGTSYQCKLCNRTFASKHAVKLHLSKTHGKSPEDHLLYVSELEKQ